The sequence GCTCCGGCTTACCCAAGGAGGCTCACATAGATCTAAGCAAGTTCCGTGCCAATCGAAAATGGGCTGTTTTGAGCAATTTTTCAGGATATTGCCTATTTTTTGGACATGCTATGATAAAAAAATACACATTAGAAGTAGCAATCAACCGTTGATTTCCGTCGGTTTCGGACTGTAGGTTGGGTTGAATAACGTGAAACCCAACATCTATCTGATAGTTATACAACTGTCATCCGTGTGGAGACTACAACATCGCATACCTAAAAATCCGCGCAATCTGCGTAATCCGCTGAATCCGCGATTCAGATTTTCAACCCTTCACAACACCGATGGGACGGAGGCGTGCGACACGACGAGAAAGCCCCGCTTTGTCAACGACACGGACGACCTCGTCAACGTCTTTGTAGGCTTCGGGGACCTCTTCTTGGAGCGTCCGTCTGCCTTCTGCTCGGACGTAGATACCTTGTGCCTCCAAATCTTTCTGGATAGAACGTCCCTTTGTCAAGGCGATCGCCTTTCGGCGCGAGAGAACCCTACCGGCACCGTGGCAGGTCGTGCCCCACGTCTCTGCCATCGCGCCTGGATTACCGACAAGCACGTAAGAGGCAGTTCCCATGTCGCCGGGAATTAAGACGGGTTGACCGACTTTCTGGTATTTATCGGGGATCTCAGGATGTCCTGCTGGGAATGCACGCGTCGCGCCTTTGCGATGGACAAAGAGTTCGCGTTCTTTACCATTAACTTTGTGTTTCTCAAACTTTCCGATGTTATGTGCCACATCGTAGACGAGTTCTAAGCCGAGCTCGTCTTCTGTCGTCTCAAAGAACTGCATGAAGGTCTGGCGGACGAGGTGCATAATACACTGTCGATTGTTCCATGCGTAGTTGGCACTACACGCCATCGCCGTGATGTAATCCTGTCCCTCTGGTGAGTTGATCGGTGCGGAGGCGAGTTGTCGGTCGGGGAGATTTATGCCGTATCGCTCGGCGACTTTGACCCAACTTTTGACGTGTTCATCGCAGATCTGGTAGCCGAAACCGCGCGAACCTGTATGGATCATAACGCAGATATTGCCCTCACTCAACCCCATCGCGTCAGCGGCTTCCCGGTAAAAAATACGGTCGACGGTTTGCACTTCAAGGAAGTGGTTCCCCGAACCGAGGGTGCCGAGTTGGTTTTTGCCGCGTTCCAACGCACGCTGGCTCGCTGCGTCGGCGTTTGCGTGTTGGAGAAAACCGGTCGCTTCTGTAAAGTCGAGATCTCCTGCATGACCATATTCTCGTTCGATTGCCCAAAGCGCGCCTTTTTCTAACATCTGCCGCTCTTCTTGGACAGTGAGCCGAATTTTACCACTTGAACCTACGCCGCACGGAACGTTTTGAAACAACTTGGCGACGAGTGCTTTCCGCTTTCCTTCAAGTTGCGAGACATCGAGGTTCGTCCGAATCAGGCGGACACCACAGTTGATGTCATACCCGATACCACCCGGGGAGACGACACCATCTGCTTTTGGATCGGTCGCCGCGACGCCACCGATGACGAAGCCGTAGCCCCAGTGCAAATCGGGCATAGCGAGGGAGTGCCCGACAATCCCGGGGAGATGCGCGACGTTTGCGACCTGCTGCAGTGCCTCCTCGTTTTTGGCGTGTTCGAGGAGTTTCTCGTTGGCGTAGACAATTCCGTC is a genomic window of Candidatus Poribacteria bacterium containing:
- a CDS encoding RtcB family protein, with amino-acid sequence MAQNVTLQKIDEYRWRIPKSYMKGMRVDGIVYANEKLLEHAKNEEALQQVANVAHLPGIVGHSLAMPDLHWGYGFVIGGVAATDPKADGVVSPGGIGYDINCGVRLIRTNLDVSQLEGKRKALVAKLFQNVPCGVGSSGKIRLTVQEERQMLEKGALWAIEREYGHAGDLDFTEATGFLQHANADAASQRALERGKNQLGTLGSGNHFLEVQTVDRIFYREAADAMGLSEGNICVMIHTGSRGFGYQICDEHVKSWVKVAERYGINLPDRQLASAPINSPEGQDYITAMACSANYAWNNRQCIMHLVRQTFMQFFETTEDELGLELVYDVAHNIGKFEKHKVNGKERELFVHRKGATRAFPAGHPEIPDKYQKVGQPVLIPGDMGTASYVLVGNPGAMAETWGTTCHGAGRVLSRRKAIALTKGRSIQKDLEAQGIYVRAEGRRTLQEEVPEAYKDVDEVVRVVDKAGLSRRVARLRPIGVVKG